The following coding sequences are from one Schizosaccharomyces osmophilus chromosome 1, complete sequence window:
- the spo4 gene encoding serine/threonine protein kinase (DDK family) Spo4 — MLSMLLPFGNTGIYANDVDREDLPEIAKLVQAFPSIEEDYHVVKLVGAGSFSSVFKAIDRHFDSYDNSYWITSQIENQNGHEKGKRLRQQFVAIKRVYATVLPSRIQTELEMLHELRGSECVLNMITAVRHQDQVLIVLPFIQHAEFRDFYMKYTLPEIATYLQDLLKGLAHIASKGIIHRDIKPGNFAWNPYTQRGVILDFGLAQWQVADTPSENCCIDRLRKLKQDGKYYDFYPFEKTIADPSDGYLVHDPRPTKRADRAGTRGFRAPEVLFRCQYQTSIIDVWSVGVILLCFLTRRYPFFRCEDDIDAIVELAHIFGRNQMSRCALLHGQIWSDNLTTVQDQKHNWLDLIGSITKSDENSLLDVSAGYEVALVIDLLDKLLELQPSKRLSAEAALEHDFFKVAGMHRMTYP, encoded by the exons ATGCTTTCTATGCTATTACCGTTTGGAAATACCGGCATTTACGCTAATGATGTTGATCGGGAAGACTTGCCTGAAATTGCAAAGCTTGTACAAGCATTTCCAAGCATTGAAGAGGATTACCATGTTGTAAAGCTCGTAGGAGCTGGTAGCTTTAGCAGTGTGTTTAAAGCTATTGATAGACACTTTGATAGCTACGACAATTCGTATTGGATTACTTCGCAAatagaaaatcaaaatggACACGAAAAGGGAAAGCGCTTACGACAGCAATTTGTTGCCATTAAAAGAGTATATGCAACGGTTTTGCCATCCCGCATCCAGACGGAGCTGGAAATGCTTCATGAGCTTCGTGGCAGTGAATGCGTCCTCAACATGATTACCGCTGTCCGACATCAAGATCAAGTATTAATAGTGCTTCCATTTATCCAACATGCAGAATTCCGAGACTTTTACATGAAGTACACACTGCCCGAAATTGCTACCTACCTACAGGACCTACTGAAAGGACTTGCACACATCGCTTCCAAAGGAATTATCCACCGAGACATCAAACCCGGAAATTTTGCATGGAATCCATATACTCAAAGGGGAGTGATTCTTGACTTTGGACTTGCTCAATGGCAGGTGGCAGATACGCCTTCCGAGAACTGCTGCATTGACCGATTACGAAAACTAAAGCAGGACGGCAAGTATTATGACTTTTATCCCTTTGAGAAGACCATCGCAGATCCGTCCGACGGATATCTAGTTCACGATCCTCGCCCTACCAAGAGAGCTGATCGGGCAGGCACACGGGGATTCAGGGCTCCAGAAGTGCTATTTCGTTGCCAATACCAAACATCCATTATTGATGTTTGGTCAGTGGGAGTAATTCTCCTGTGTTTTCTGACTCGAAGATACCCTTTTTTCCGATGTGAGGACGACATCGATGCCATTGTTGAGCTCGCACACATTTTTGGGAGAAATCAAATGTCCAGATGTGCCTTGTTGCATG GACAAATCTGGTCTGACAATCTCACAACAGTGCAAGATCAAAAGCATAACTGGCTCGATCTGATTGGCAGCATCACAAAAAGCGACGAAAACTCTTTACTGGATGTGAGTGCCGGATATGAAGTTGCTCTTGTCATTGACTTGCTGGACAAGTTGCTCGAGTTACAGC CATCGAAGCGACTTAGCGCTGAAGCTGCTTTGGAACAtgactttttcaaagtGGCAGGCATGCACCGAATGACATACCCATAA
- the rtc3 gene encoding SBDS family protein Rtc3: MSSGPANQTRVFYQTDAASFVIIAASQNDVNNWRSDKTIPLTQVVDSFQVFSLNKGSEGELSKASKLELENAFGTSKDVDVCSKILSEGKITPHRQHQGVKQF, translated from the coding sequence ATGTCTAGTGGACCTGCTAATCAAACTCGCGTTTTCTACCAAACCGACGCTGCTTCCTTCGTCATTATTGCTGCTAGCCAAAACGATGTGAACAACTGGCGCTCTGACAAGACCATCCCTTTGACCCAGGTGGTTGACTCTTTCCAAGTCTTTTCCTTGAACAAGGGAAGTGAAGGTGAGCTTTCAAAGGCCTCCAAGTTGGAACTCGAAAACGCTTTCGGTACTAGTAAGGACGTTGATGTCTGCTCCAAGATCCTTTCCGAAGGCAAGATCACTCCTCATCGTCAACACCAGGGTGTGAAGCAATTCTAA